Proteins from a genomic interval of Ferrovibrio terrae:
- a CDS encoding 2-hydroxychromene-2-carboxylate isomerase, whose amino-acid sequence MAKQIIFYWDFTSPYAYIGANTIEAVARKHNRSVDWRPVSIGHLWKAIPDRTPFPKVKMDYMEHDWTRSAKLAGLPIVTTPNPFPTDAKLPRLLFYRLKEQNPTKAVTFAKAAFKQYWGEGKDIAAPEHLKAVVHVAGVPEAEIAKAAEDAAARQAVIDSTAEAIEAKAFGTPTFIVDDEMFWGSDRIDHIDRWLSQKK is encoded by the coding sequence GTGGCCAAGCAGATCATCTTCTACTGGGACTTCACCTCGCCGTACGCCTATATCGGCGCCAACACGATCGAGGCCGTGGCGCGCAAACACAATCGCAGCGTCGACTGGCGGCCGGTTTCGATTGGTCATCTGTGGAAGGCGATCCCGGATCGCACACCCTTTCCGAAGGTGAAGATGGACTACATGGAGCATGACTGGACGCGCTCGGCCAAACTCGCCGGCCTGCCCATTGTCACCACGCCCAACCCGTTTCCGACCGATGCCAAGCTGCCGCGCCTGCTGTTTTACCGGCTGAAGGAGCAGAATCCGACCAAAGCGGTGACCTTCGCCAAGGCAGCGTTCAAGCAATACTGGGGCGAGGGCAAGGATATCGCCGCACCCGAGCATCTCAAGGCCGTGGTTCATGTGGCCGGCGTGCCCGAAGCCGAGATCGCCAAGGCTGCCGAAGATGCCGCCGCGCGACAGGCGGTGATCGATTCCACCGCCGAGGCGATCGAAGCCAAGGCCTTTGGCACGCCAACCTTCATCGTCGACGACGAGATGTTCTGGGGCTCGGACCGCATCGATCACATCGACCGCTGGCTGTCGCAGAAGAAGTAG
- a CDS encoding carboxyl transferase domain-containing protein, with translation MSALTSQLDTRSAAFRDNVAQMQALVDDLKAKVRQIKLGGGDKAREKHLSRGKLLPRDRVRTLLDPGSPFLELSQFAAYDMYGGDIAAAGVITGIGRVNGRECVIVCNDATVKGGTYFPMTVKKHLRAQEIALQNRLPCIYMVDSGGANLPTWDEVFPDKEHFGRIFYNQANMSAIGIPQIAVVMGSCTAGGAYVPAMSDESIIVRNQGTIFLAGPPLVKAATGEVVSAEDLGGADVHARVSGVSDHYAMNDAHALGLARNIVGNLNTVKQVSGDVREPKPPRFDPAELYGVIPKDGRVPFDVREIIARIVDDSELDEFKKLYGSTLVCGFARIHGYPVGIIANNGILFSESSLKGAHFIELCCQRNIPLVFLQNITGFMVGKKYESGGIAKDGAKLVTAVSTARVPKFTVIIGGSYGAGNYGMCGRAYSPRLLFMWPNARISVMGGEQAASVLATVKRDGIEAGGGNWSKDEEEAFKNPIRTQYDRQGHPYYASARLWDDGIIDPVDTRMVLALGLSAAHNAPIEPTKFGVFRM, from the coding sequence ATGAGCGCGCTCACCAGCCAACTCGATACCCGTTCGGCCGCCTTCCGCGACAATGTCGCCCAGATGCAGGCACTGGTTGACGATCTGAAAGCCAAGGTCCGCCAGATCAAACTGGGCGGCGGCGACAAGGCGCGCGAGAAGCATCTCTCGCGCGGCAAGCTGCTGCCGCGTGACCGTGTGCGCACGCTGCTCGATCCCGGTTCGCCATTTCTTGAACTGAGCCAGTTCGCTGCTTACGACATGTATGGCGGCGACATCGCAGCCGCCGGCGTGATCACCGGTATCGGCCGGGTCAATGGCCGCGAATGCGTGATCGTGTGCAACGACGCCACGGTCAAGGGCGGCACGTACTTTCCGATGACGGTGAAGAAGCATCTGCGGGCGCAGGAGATCGCGCTGCAGAACCGTCTGCCCTGCATCTACATGGTGGATTCCGGCGGCGCCAACCTGCCGACCTGGGACGAGGTGTTCCCCGACAAGGAACATTTCGGCCGCATTTTCTACAATCAGGCCAACATGTCGGCCATCGGCATCCCGCAGATCGCCGTGGTGATGGGCAGCTGTACCGCAGGCGGCGCCTATGTGCCGGCGATGTCGGATGAGTCGATCATTGTCCGCAACCAGGGCACCATCTTCCTTGCTGGCCCGCCGCTGGTGAAAGCGGCCACTGGCGAAGTGGTGTCGGCCGAAGATCTCGGTGGCGCCGATGTGCATGCGCGCGTGTCAGGCGTCAGTGATCATTATGCGATGAACGACGCCCATGCGCTGGGCCTCGCGCGCAATATCGTCGGCAATCTGAACACGGTGAAGCAGGTGTCGGGCGATGTGCGCGAGCCGAAGCCGCCGCGTTTCGATCCGGCAGAACTCTATGGCGTGATCCCGAAGGATGGCCGCGTTCCCTTCGACGTGCGAGAGATTATCGCGCGCATCGTGGACGATTCCGAACTGGACGAGTTCAAGAAGCTCTATGGCAGCACGCTGGTCTGCGGTTTCGCCCGCATCCACGGCTACCCGGTCGGCATCATCGCCAATAACGGCATCCTGTTCTCGGAAAGCTCGCTCAAGGGTGCGCATTTCATTGAGCTCTGCTGCCAGCGCAACATCCCGCTGGTCTTCCTGCAGAACATCACCGGCTTCATGGTCGGCAAGAAATACGAGTCCGGCGGCATTGCCAAGGATGGCGCCAAGCTGGTGACGGCGGTCTCAACCGCACGCGTGCCGAAGTTTACGGTCATCATCGGCGGCTCCTACGGTGCCGGCAATTACGGCATGTGCGGCCGGGCCTACAGCCCGCGCCTGCTGTTCATGTGGCCGAATGCCCGTATCTCGGTGATGGGCGGTGAGCAGGCGGCCAGCGTTCTGGCGACCGTGAAGCGCGACGGCATCGAAGCCGGCGGTGGCAACTGGTCAAAGGACGAGGAAGAAGCCTTCAAGAACCCGATCCGCACGCAGTACGATCGCCAGGGCCATCCGTACTATGCCTCGGCGCGGCTGTGGGATGACGGTATCATCGACCCGGTCGACACTCGCATGGTGCTGGCATTGGGTCTGAGCGCTGCGCATAACGCACCCATCGAGCCGACGAAGTTCGGCGTGTTCCGGATGTGA
- a CDS encoding DMT family transporter, which yields MSEKPAGTALAVAGLVTTALLWGMMIPMTHALATRHLDPFFVSAVRYLIPAPLLLALALIYDRKWPFRAPMPWARVLQLGAAMAMFSLCFTIGIMLSEPVRAAIVMSAGPLVAALLAKLMLRAPLARGFWPAAIAAMVGAALVAMDAVKARASAPGEIAYLGEGLLVCAMVLWSWYSMRAQSWLAPLGFSQMRITLLSSLSGGLLICSLFGILATMQPDRLPTELPAASAIGMLLCIGLGGAGIAILFWNYGVSRIGVPVATLYSSLAPVFAVTVSALFFGATITLQQVAGGILILAGILRMQWMQVRAARAAARAAARQKMV from the coding sequence ATGTCAGAAAAACCAGCCGGCACCGCGTTGGCCGTTGCCGGACTTGTGACCACCGCGCTGCTCTGGGGCATGATGATCCCCATGACGCATGCCCTGGCGACCAGGCATCTCGATCCGTTCTTCGTCTCGGCGGTGCGCTATCTGATTCCGGCGCCGCTGCTGCTTGCGCTGGCGCTGATCTACGACCGCAAGTGGCCGTTCCGCGCTCCGATGCCCTGGGCCAGGGTACTGCAGCTTGGCGCCGCAATGGCGATGTTCTCGCTCTGCTTCACCATCGGCATCATGCTGTCGGAACCGGTGCGGGCCGCCATCGTGATGAGCGCCGGCCCGCTGGTGGCGGCGCTGCTCGCGAAGCTGATGTTGCGGGCACCGCTGGCGCGTGGCTTCTGGCCGGCGGCCATTGCGGCCATGGTCGGCGCAGCGCTGGTGGCGATGGATGCCGTGAAGGCGCGTGCTTCTGCACCGGGGGAGATTGCGTATCTGGGCGAAGGGCTGCTGGTCTGCGCCATGGTGCTGTGGAGCTGGTATTCGATGCGCGCGCAAAGCTGGCTCGCGCCACTCGGCTTCAGCCAGATGCGCATCACGCTGCTGAGTTCGCTGTCCGGCGGCCTGCTGATCTGCAGCCTGTTTGGTATCCTGGCCACGATGCAGCCCGACCGCCTGCCCACCGAACTGCCGGCAGCCTCGGCGATTGGCATGCTGCTCTGCATCGGGCTCGGCGGCGCGGGTATCGCCATCCTGTTCTGGAATTATGGCGTCAGCCGCATCGGCGTGCCGGTTGCCACGCTGTATTCCAGCCTGGCACCGGTTTTCGCGGTGACGGTCTCGGCGCTGTTCTTTGGTGCCACCATCACACTGCAGCAGGTTGCCGGCGGGATTCTCATCCTCGCCGGCATCCTGCGCATGCAGTGGATGCAGGTGCGTGCTGCCAGAGCGGCAGCCCGGGCGGCGGCGCGTCAGAAGATGGTATAA
- a CDS encoding potassium/proton antiporter, whose amino-acid sequence MSIFAGSASSRFGVPFLLVFLGLGLLAGEGGPGGIVFNDYQLTYSVGSAALGIILFDGGLRTHFSTVRLVVAPAFVLATVGVVVTAGLVGVAAHYALGLGLLESFLVGAIVGSTDAAAVFFLLNMKGLALQKRVSGTLEVESGINDPMAIFLTLMAVELLRHGQPPDTLQLVAQFLVEMVGGLMVGVAGGFLLVALFNRVPVAGGLYPIVAMAAALLIFSGAYFLHASGYVAVYVAGLVLGNRRHRGAQVILRFYDGLSWLSQIVMFLLLGLLMTPDQMKPYLAGSGVVAGILIVLARPVAVLLCLVPFRYSFREIGFISWIGLRGAVPIFLATIPVLAKLPNSDVYVTAAFVCVLASLTLQGWTIAPVARFFGLELPPKPEAVSRTELDLGSTADRDVASYRVEADAPALGYRFTEIPLPRRSRIITVIRDGTVMDRLKLDHLETGDYILVLAPAEQFFSLDRLFTSRETSKRRKKRDRGEEVFGEFVLTGDTLLGEVALLYGLPVEEKDRGEPVGSYMRRRLRHRAVVGDRVRWGPVELVAREIRKDRVTSIGIELEPEEHPIWRGFRRAFGFD is encoded by the coding sequence GTGAGCATCTTTGCCGGGTCGGCTTCGAGCCGTTTTGGCGTTCCCTTCCTGCTGGTCTTCCTCGGCCTCGGCCTGCTGGCCGGCGAGGGCGGTCCCGGCGGCATCGTCTTCAACGACTACCAGCTCACCTATTCGGTCGGTTCGGCGGCGCTCGGCATCATCCTGTTCGATGGTGGCCTGCGCACACATTTCAGCACCGTGCGGCTGGTGGTGGCGCCGGCCTTCGTGCTGGCCACTGTCGGCGTGGTGGTGACGGCGGGGCTGGTTGGCGTGGCGGCGCATTACGCGCTCGGCCTCGGCTTGCTGGAATCCTTCCTGGTCGGCGCCATTGTCGGTTCGACAGATGCGGCGGCGGTGTTCTTCCTGCTCAACATGAAGGGTCTGGCGCTGCAGAAGCGCGTCAGCGGCACGCTCGAAGTTGAGTCCGGCATCAATGATCCGATGGCGATCTTCCTGACCCTGATGGCGGTCGAATTGCTGCGACACGGCCAGCCGCCCGATACCTTGCAACTTGTCGCACAATTCCTTGTCGAAATGGTGGGCGGCCTTATGGTCGGCGTGGCTGGCGGCTTCCTGCTGGTGGCGCTGTTCAACCGCGTGCCGGTCGCCGGCGGCCTCTATCCCATCGTGGCGATGGCGGCGGCGCTGCTGATCTTTTCCGGCGCCTATTTCCTGCACGCCTCGGGCTATGTTGCGGTCTATGTCGCCGGCCTGGTGCTCGGCAACCGCCGGCATCGCGGCGCGCAGGTGATCCTGCGCTTCTACGACGGCCTGAGCTGGCTCAGCCAGATCGTCATGTTCCTGCTGCTCGGCCTGCTGATGACGCCGGACCAGATGAAGCCCTATCTGGCCGGCAGCGGTGTTGTCGCCGGCATCCTGATCGTGCTGGCGCGTCCGGTGGCGGTGCTGCTCTGCCTGGTGCCGTTCCGCTACAGCTTTCGCGAGATCGGCTTCATCTCCTGGATCGGCCTGCGCGGCGCGGTGCCGATCTTCCTCGCCACCATCCCGGTGCTGGCCAAGCTGCCCAATTCCGACGTCTACGTCACGGCGGCTTTCGTCTGCGTGCTGGCCTCGCTCACCCTGCAGGGCTGGACGATTGCGCCGGTGGCGCGGTTCTTCGGTCTCGAACTGCCGCCCAAGCCTGAAGCCGTCAGCCGCACCGAACTCGACCTCGGATCCACGGCGGATCGCGATGTCGCCAGCTACCGCGTCGAGGCCGATGCACCGGCGCTGGGTTATCGCTTCACCGAGATTCCGCTGCCACGACGTTCGCGCATCATCACCGTGATCCGCGACGGCACGGTGATGGACCGCCTCAAACTCGACCACCTGGAAACCGGCGATTACATCCTGGTGCTGGCGCCGGCCGAACAGTTCTTCTCGCTCGACCGCCTGTTCACCTCACGCGAAACGAGCAAGCGGCGCAAGAAGCGCGATCGCGGCGAGGAGGTGTTCGGCGAATTCGTGCTGACCGGCGATACGCTGCTGGGCGAGGTGGCACTGCTCTACGGTCTTCCGGTCGAGGAGAAGGATCGCGGCGAACCGGTCGGCAGCTACATGCGGCGACGGCTGCGCCACCGCGCCGTGGTGGGTGACCGCGTGCGCTGGGGCCCGGTGGAACTGGTGGCGCGTGAAATCCGCAAGGATCGCGTTACCTCGATCGGCATCGAACTTGAACCGGAAGAGCATCCGATCTGGCGCGGTTTCCGTCGCGCGTTCGGTTTCGACTGA
- a CDS encoding acyl-CoA thioesterase, which yields MTEKYVETLRLMTQAWQCDHLGHVNVSFYMGWIGDAAFAVAALHGWPREQMMAEQAGVAAVKAEVEYQAELHGGDLVRMESTVESIGERKIVFRHRLIRVGDDKQVMMARLTGVCIDLVKRRSRPFPHSFVARIAETFGIEPIAPKEAAA from the coding sequence ATGACCGAGAAATATGTCGAGACGCTTCGCCTGATGACTCAGGCCTGGCAGTGCGATCATCTGGGCCATGTGAATGTCAGCTTCTACATGGGCTGGATCGGCGATGCGGCCTTTGCCGTGGCCGCCCTGCATGGCTGGCCGCGCGAGCAGATGATGGCCGAACAGGCCGGCGTGGCCGCCGTGAAGGCCGAGGTGGAGTATCAGGCCGAACTGCATGGCGGGGATCTGGTGCGGATGGAAAGTACGGTCGAAAGCATTGGCGAACGCAAGATCGTGTTCCGCCACCGCCTGATCCGTGTTGGTGACGATAAGCAGGTGATGATGGCGCGGCTGACCGGCGTGTGCATCGATCTGGTCAAGCGCCGTTCACGACCGTTTCCGCACAGCTTCGTGGCCCGCATCGCCGAAACCTTCGGCATAGAGCCGATTGCACCGAAGGAGGCTGCGGCATGA
- a CDS encoding isovaleryl-CoA dehydrogenase encodes MISNSYPTLDFGLGETADMLRQSVRGFVDTELAPRADAIDKTNEFPRDLWTKLGDLGLHGITAEEEYGGSGLGYLEHCVAMEEVSRGSASVGLSYGAHSNLCVNQISRNGSPEQKKKYLPDLISGKNLGALAMSEPNAGSDVVSMKLRADKKGDRYILNGNKMWITNGPTADVLVVYAKTDPAAGARGITAFLVEKGFKGFSTAQKLDKLGMRGSDTGELVFQDCEVPEENVLNQVGRGVNVLMSGLDYERAVLAAGPLGIMQAAMDVVLPYIHERKQFGQSIGTFQLVQGKVADMYTEMNASRAYVYTVAKACDRGQTTRKDAAGAILFAAEKATKLALDAIQILGGNGYINDYPTGRLLRDAKLYEIGAGTSEIRRMLIGREIFEETK; translated from the coding sequence ATGATTTCCAACAGCTATCCGACGCTCGATTTCGGGCTCGGCGAAACCGCCGACATGCTGCGCCAGTCCGTGCGCGGCTTTGTCGATACCGAGCTGGCGCCGCGTGCTGATGCCATCGACAAGACCAACGAATTTCCGCGCGACCTGTGGACCAAGCTGGGCGATCTCGGCCTGCACGGCATCACCGCCGAGGAAGAATACGGCGGCAGCGGGCTCGGCTATCTGGAACATTGCGTGGCGATGGAAGAGGTGAGCCGTGGCTCCGCTTCGGTTGGCCTCTCGTATGGCGCGCATTCCAACCTCTGCGTCAACCAGATCAGTCGCAACGGGTCGCCTGAGCAGAAGAAGAAATATCTGCCCGATCTGATCAGCGGCAAGAACCTCGGTGCGCTGGCGATGAGCGAGCCGAATGCCGGCTCCGATGTCGTGTCGATGAAGCTGCGCGCCGACAAGAAGGGCGACCGCTACATCCTGAACGGCAACAAGATGTGGATCACCAATGGCCCCACTGCCGATGTGCTGGTGGTCTATGCCAAGACCGATCCGGCCGCAGGCGCGCGCGGCATCACCGCCTTCCTGGTCGAGAAGGGCTTCAAGGGGTTCTCCACGGCGCAGAAGCTCGACAAGCTGGGCATGCGCGGTTCGGATACCGGCGAGCTGGTATTCCAGGATTGCGAAGTGCCGGAAGAGAATGTGCTGAACCAGGTCGGCCGTGGCGTGAACGTGCTGATGAGCGGCCTTGATTACGAGCGCGCCGTGCTGGCCGCCGGTCCGCTCGGCATCATGCAGGCGGCGATGGACGTGGTGCTGCCGTATATCCATGAGCGCAAGCAGTTCGGCCAGTCGATCGGCACCTTCCAGCTGGTGCAGGGCAAGGTGGCCGACATGTATACCGAGATGAATGCGTCGCGCGCCTATGTCTATACCGTGGCCAAGGCCTGTGACCGTGGCCAGACCACGCGCAAGGATGCCGCCGGCGCGATCCTGTTTGCCGCCGAGAAGGCGACCAAGCTGGCGCTTGATGCGATCCAGATCCTGGGCGGCAACGGCTATATCAATGACTATCCGACCGGCCGCCTGCTGCGCGATGCCAAGCTGTATGAAATCGGTGCCGGCACGTCGGAAATCCGGCGCATGCTGATCGGCCGCGAAATCTTCGAGGAGACCAAGTGA
- a CDS encoding PaaI family thioesterase has protein sequence MIMPTNIGTGEFKPADAGFEARVRDSFNRQPAMHLIGAVLATVKPGLCEVEMPRKPDVTQQHGFVHGGIVGMIADSAAGYAAYSLFPADATVLTVEYKMNLMAPADGDRMLARAQVTRHGRTLTIVAFDVFAEKSGKMLHCATGLATMMCMLGRPDAPRTAAS, from the coding sequence ATGATCATGCCAACCAATATCGGAACGGGGGAGTTCAAACCGGCCGATGCCGGTTTCGAGGCGCGCGTGCGCGACAGTTTCAACCGCCAGCCGGCCATGCATCTGATCGGCGCGGTGCTGGCTACGGTGAAGCCGGGCCTGTGCGAGGTGGAAATGCCGCGCAAACCGGATGTGACGCAGCAGCATGGCTTCGTTCATGGCGGCATCGTCGGGATGATCGCGGATTCGGCGGCTGGCTATGCCGCCTACAGCCTGTTTCCGGCCGACGCCACGGTGCTGACCGTGGAATACAAGATGAACCTGATGGCGCCGGCCGATGGCGACCGCATGCTGGCCCGCGCCCAGGTTACGCGGCATGGCCGCACACTTACGATTGTGGCCTTCGACGTCTTTGCAGAAAAATCGGGAAAGATGCTGCATTGCGCCACGGGCCTGGCCACCATGATGTGCATGCTGGGACGCCCTGACGCACCCCGCACGGCTGCATCCTGA
- a CDS encoding SDR family NAD(P)-dependent oxidoreductase, which produces MAGKGFDLSGKVALVTGGNGGIGLGMAEGMAQAGCDLVIWGGNPDKNAAAEKKLSAYGRKVLVQKVNVADEAQVETAMAEALKKMGRIDGCFANAGVSQKRAVFHELSTEEWRRVLSVNLDGAFFTLRAAARHMVERSQNGDKAGGRLVGMASTAGVHGAARAESYAASKGAMLSLVRALAVGMARYGVTANSILPGWIETEMTAAGVADPKFSGNVLPRIPVRRWGQGSDFAGIATYIMSDTSQYHTGDSFVIDGAYTIF; this is translated from the coding sequence ATGGCCGGCAAAGGCTTCGATCTCAGCGGCAAGGTTGCCCTTGTCACCGGCGGCAATGGCGGCATCGGTTTGGGAATGGCCGAGGGTATGGCACAGGCCGGCTGCGACCTGGTGATCTGGGGCGGCAATCCCGACAAGAATGCCGCTGCAGAAAAGAAACTCTCCGCCTATGGCCGCAAGGTTCTCGTGCAGAAGGTGAATGTCGCCGACGAAGCACAGGTTGAAACCGCCATGGCCGAGGCACTGAAAAAGATGGGCCGCATCGACGGCTGCTTCGCCAATGCCGGCGTCAGCCAGAAGCGCGCCGTCTTCCATGAGCTCAGCACCGAGGAATGGCGCCGCGTGCTCTCGGTCAACCTCGATGGCGCCTTCTTCACCCTGCGTGCCGCCGCCCGCCACATGGTCGAGCGCAGCCAGAATGGTGACAAGGCCGGCGGGCGCCTCGTGGGCATGGCCAGCACGGCTGGTGTGCATGGCGCGGCGCGCGCCGAATCATACGCTGCCAGCAAAGGCGCGATGCTCTCGCTGGTGCGTGCCCTGGCCGTTGGCATGGCGCGCTATGGCGTGACGGCGAATTCCATCCTGCCGGGCTGGATCGAGACCGAGATGACGGCGGCCGGCGTGGCCGATCCGAAATTCAGCGGCAATGTACTGCCGCGCATTCCGGTGCGGCGCTGGGGCCAGGGTTCGGATTTCGCCGGCATCGCCACGTATATCATGAGCGACACCAGCCAGTATCACACCGGCGACAGTTTCGTGATCGACGGCGCTTATACCATCTTCTGA
- a CDS encoding 2-hydroxychromene-2-carboxylate isomerase: protein MAAPLEFYFDFGSPYGYIGAQRIEALASKHGRKVDWRPMLLGAVFKSEGTQPLVQYPMKGKYSTHDFNRSAREHGIAFTMPTKFPLATIAACRGTYWLKATDPDKSVPFIKAVYAAYFVEDRDISSAEVLAEIAARLGVDSKAFLAGIEQPEIKARLREVTEDAIQQRGVFGSPFTFVDGEPFWGADRIDQIDRWLSRGGW from the coding sequence ATGGCCGCCCCGCTGGAATTCTATTTCGATTTTGGTTCGCCCTACGGTTATATCGGCGCCCAGCGCATAGAAGCGCTGGCCAGCAAGCATGGCCGCAAGGTCGACTGGCGACCGATGCTGCTTGGTGCGGTGTTCAAGTCGGAGGGCACCCAGCCGCTGGTGCAGTATCCGATGAAGGGCAAATATTCGACCCACGACTTCAATCGCAGCGCCCGTGAACACGGCATTGCCTTCACGATGCCAACGAAATTCCCGCTCGCCACCATCGCCGCCTGCCGCGGCACCTACTGGCTGAAGGCAACCGACCCCGACAAGTCAGTGCCATTCATCAAGGCGGTCTATGCGGCCTACTTTGTCGAGGACCGCGATATCTCGTCCGCTGAAGTCCTGGCCGAGATTGCCGCCAGGCTGGGCGTCGACAGCAAGGCTTTCCTGGCCGGGATCGAGCAGCCCGAGATCAAGGCCCGCTTACGCGAAGTGACCGAAGATGCGATCCAGCAGCGCGGCGTGTTCGGCTCGCCGTTCACCTTTGTTGATGGCGAGCCTTTCTGGGGCGCGGATCGCATTGACCAGATCGACCGCTGGCTGTCGCGCGGCGGCTGGTAA
- a CDS encoding acyl-CoA dehydrogenase family protein produces MLTEEQQMIRDMARDFAQEKLVPGASERDRTAKPPVELLRQMGDLGLMGMGVPEQWGGADTDFVAYVLALQEIAAGDGAVSTIMSVNNSPVCAALLRYGTLPQKEQYLKPLARGEWIGAFCLTEPQAGSDASALKTRARREGNQWVISGVKQFITSGSIAKLALVFAISDPAAGKRGMSCFLVPTDTPGYRVASIEQKLGQKCSDTCQIVLEDVRVPEDAMLGAEGEGYRIALANLESGRIGIAAQATGMARAAFDAARMYAGQREAFGTAIINHQAVAFRLADMATRIEAAHQLILSAARLKDAGLPCLKEASMAKLFASEMAERVCSDAIQIHGGYGYLADFPVERIYRDVRVCQIYEGTSDVQRLVISRAIAGNAPGG; encoded by the coding sequence ATGCTGACCGAAGAACAGCAGATGATCCGCGACATGGCGCGGGACTTCGCCCAGGAAAAGCTGGTGCCGGGCGCATCCGAGCGCGACCGGACGGCGAAGCCGCCGGTGGAGTTGCTGCGCCAGATGGGAGATCTCGGCCTGATGGGCATGGGCGTGCCCGAGCAGTGGGGCGGCGCGGACACAGATTTCGTTGCCTATGTGCTGGCGCTGCAGGAAATCGCCGCCGGCGATGGCGCCGTCAGCACCATCATGTCCGTCAACAATTCGCCTGTCTGTGCAGCTTTGCTGCGTTACGGCACGCTGCCGCAGAAGGAGCAGTATCTGAAGCCGCTGGCACGCGGCGAATGGATCGGTGCCTTCTGTCTGACCGAACCGCAGGCCGGCTCGGACGCCTCTGCGCTGAAAACCCGGGCCCGACGCGAGGGCAATCAGTGGGTGATCAGCGGGGTGAAGCAGTTCATCACCTCGGGCTCGATCGCCAAACTGGCGCTGGTCTTCGCCATCAGCGATCCGGCAGCAGGCAAGCGCGGCATGTCCTGCTTCCTGGTTCCCACCGATACGCCCGGTTACCGCGTGGCAAGTATCGAGCAGAAGCTGGGGCAGAAATGCTCCGACACCTGCCAGATCGTGCTGGAGGATGTGCGGGTGCCCGAGGATGCCATGCTGGGCGCCGAGGGCGAAGGCTACCGCATCGCACTCGCAAACCTGGAATCCGGCCGCATTGGCATCGCCGCGCAGGCCACCGGCATGGCGCGCGCGGCATTTGACGCAGCCCGGATGTATGCAGGCCAGCGCGAGGCCTTTGGCACCGCGATCATCAACCACCAGGCGGTGGCTTTCCGGCTGGCCGACATGGCGACCCGCATCGAGGCGGCGCATCAGCTGATCCTGAGTGCCGCGCGGCTCAAGGATGCCGGCCTGCCCTGCCTGAAAGAGGCCAGCATGGCCAAATTGTTTGCCTCTGAAATGGCCGAACGGGTATGCTCGGATGCCATCCAGATTCACGGCGGTTACGGCTATCTGGCCGATTTCCCGGTGGAACGCATCTACCGGGATGTTCGCGTCTGCCAGATTTACGAAGGTACCAGCGACGTCCAGCGACTGGTGATCAGCCGGGCCATCGCCGGGAATGCCCCGGGAGGCTGA
- a CDS encoding LysR family transcriptional regulator, translating into MNLTLIRYFMAVAETGSFTRGAERANVTQPTLSAGIKRLEESLGASLFERSRAPQLTPAGARFLPRARLLLQEWTAARHDLRQEGRPTKLRLRLGYIPGLPQRRLTALLGGFASAHPDVALEILEAPAATLTRRLDLGRIDAAILPLGDDSDDHSLTLFRQRYLLAVPPKHPLARRNSARISDLQDQPFVIRPQAEIMPAAEKLFDGLNVRPRIIGRAESDAALLALVEAGIGVALLPHWLISDAVATLTLPELRDMHRIGLLWRDDTHAALAQLRDFAAGHDWDAATDRAVLGH; encoded by the coding sequence ATGAACCTGACCCTGATCCGCTATTTCATGGCCGTGGCCGAAACCGGCAGCTTCACCCGCGGAGCTGAACGCGCCAACGTCACCCAGCCGACGCTGTCGGCCGGGATCAAGCGACTGGAAGAGTCGCTGGGCGCCAGTCTGTTCGAGCGCAGCCGCGCGCCGCAACTCACCCCGGCCGGCGCCCGTTTCCTGCCGCGCGCCCGCCTGCTGCTGCAGGAGTGGACGGCGGCGCGGCACGACCTGCGCCAGGAAGGCCGGCCAACCAAACTGCGTCTGCGGCTCGGCTACATTCCCGGCCTGCCGCAACGCCGGCTGACCGCCCTGCTCGGCGGTTTCGCCTCTGCCCATCCCGATGTCGCGCTGGAGATTCTGGAAGCGCCGGCTGCCACGCTGACGCGCCGGCTCGATCTCGGCCGTATCGACGCCGCCATCCTGCCGCTCGGCGATGACAGCGACGACCACAGCCTGACGCTGTTCCGCCAGCGCTACCTGCTGGCCGTACCGCCAAAGCATCCGCTGGCCCGGCGCAACAGCGCACGGATCAGCGATCTGCAGGATCAGCCCTTCGTGATCCGGCCGCAGGCGGAAATCATGCCGGCAGCGGAGAAATTGTTCGACGGATTGAATGTACGGCCGCGCATCATCGGCCGGGCCGAGAGCGATGCGGCGTTACTGGCGCTGGTGGAAGCAGGGATCGGGGTGGCGCTGCTGCCGCACTGGCTGATCAGCGATGCGGTGGCCACGCTCACCCTGCCCGAACTGCGCGACATGCATCGCATCGGACTGCTCTGGCGCGACGATACGCATGCCGCACTGGCGCAGCTGCGCGATTTCGCCGCCGGCCATGACTGGGACGCAGCCACCGACCGCGCCGTGCTGGGGCATTAA